From a region of the Constantimarinum furrinae genome:
- a CDS encoding DoxX family protein: MRSTYHIGLLLLRIGFCGLMLTHGIPKLWEVIQGNFEFGDPIGIGPTLSKIGAVIGEAIAPLLILIGFKTRLFAIPTIITMGVAAFIIHGGDPIGRKEMALLYLFAFLAIALTGAGKYSVDRR; encoded by the coding sequence ATGAGATCAACCTACCACATTGGATTACTACTGTTGCGAATTGGATTTTGCGGACTTATGTTAACTCACGGAATTCCAAAACTTTGGGAAGTAATTCAGGGAAATTTCGAATTTGGTGACCCTATTGGAATTGGCCCCACCCTTTCTAAAATTGGCGCTGTAATTGGTGAAGCCATCGCGCCTTTGCTAATCCTAATCGGATTTAAAACAAGACTTTTTGCGATACCCACCATCATTACCATGGGTGTGGCTGCATTTATTATACACGGCGGTGATCCCATAGGTAGAAAAGAAATGGCACTCTTGTATTTATTTGCTTTTCTAGCGATCGCACTAACGGGGGCGGGTAAATATTCAGTAGACAGAAGATAA
- a CDS encoding DUF6090 family protein, producing MPLFTKSFKIKSLNNKRFGRYLLYALGEIILVVTGILIALQINNHNEENKKKNLLNGILQNVSYDLQQDTLFIGTAIKYYDARSKVALKILNNEYDAESVKKCILCGNLVSTYLPLTINDKGYHQLKNFYEESKGRDSLTVDIVQFYTAYEPLLSEFGDQVKNFSLENIREWRDTKPWFSEIMANKGHPDFFEYLLSQDYKNKVAYFNIIACNNYMNMLKQYKIQATEALKRIDKRLEETD from the coding sequence ATGCCGCTATTCACCAAGTCATTTAAAATCAAATCGCTGAACAACAAACGTTTTGGCCGTTATTTACTTTATGCGCTTGGTGAGATCATACTCGTGGTAACCGGCATCCTTATCGCCTTACAGATCAATAACCACAACGAAGAAAACAAAAAGAAAAACCTGCTGAATGGTATACTGCAAAATGTATCGTACGACCTTCAGCAGGATACGCTTTTTATCGGTACTGCTATTAAATACTATGATGCACGAAGCAAAGTTGCATTAAAAATATTGAATAATGAATACGATGCAGAGTCGGTTAAAAAATGTATTCTTTGCGGAAACCTCGTAAGTACATACCTCCCGCTTACTATCAATGATAAAGGCTACCATCAATTGAAGAATTTTTACGAGGAAAGCAAAGGTCGGGACAGCCTCACAGTCGATATTGTCCAGTTTTATACGGCTTATGAACCGCTATTATCTGAATTTGGAGATCAAGTTAAGAACTTTTCTTTAGAAAATATCAGGGAATGGCGAGACACAAAGCCTTGGTTTTCTGAAATTATGGCGAACAAAGGACATCCCGATTTCTTCGAATATTTATTGAGTCAGGATTACAAGAACAAAGTCGCTTACTTTAATATTATTGCCTGTAATAACTATATGAATATGCTCAAACAGTATAAAATTCAGGCTACTGAAGCGTTAAAGCGGATAGATAAACGACTGGAAGAGACCGATTGA